TACTCTCCGACAGGGAATATTCTGCGTCAGACTTTCTTGCAGGAACTGGAATCTTCTGTAAATAAGGTTGAACAAACCCAGATGTACTTATGCAAAAACGTCCAAACAAAAGAGGCTTTCAGCTTTTACAGAAGTCAacttattgtcattttttaaattactctCACCAACTCATCTCGCAGCTTCCTGGTTTCACactactactgaaaataacaatCAGTGTGTTGATGCCCCTCTCTTCCTTAAGCTGAGGGTGTGTCGTCATGAACAAACATGGATTAATATTTGACTTGGCTttttcctttgttgtttttccttcagtCAGGACATTGGTCTTAACGAGGCGTAAAGCCACCTCGGCCTCATACAGCAGCAACATTCAAAGTACCTTTCCAGTCATTGAGTTAACGCcttaaaactcatctctgtgtatcaaagctACAAAATTAAAGttctttacattaaaaaaatctaataattaCCTCTGGAAATGCTACCTCTATAATCCATAGACACATGAAGGATTTTTTATGTCCTCACCTCTCCCCACCCTCCCCTTTCCATTTAGTGCTGCTCAAACACATCAACTCACCAACAAATCTgatcaaacactgtaaaacaactATGCAACACAATAgtaagttgtaatattggagtaattcagccagaTAAGTTTGGCAAATTTACAGGATTGCTTCTATAAGTGTTTTATATATGAAATCATGGAAGTCTAAatccatgtttttaaaattgtcATCAGAACAAGCTTTCATCAGAGGGCTCTTTAAGCAACTAAAACCAAGATATAAACAAATAGTCCATCACTTGATCGATAAGTTTAATGCAATTTTGAGATTACAAATACTGTGAATGCGTGTCTCACCTGTCCATACATCTCTGCTGAAGGAGATGATCGGGACCTCTCATGGAAACAGGTAGCTTTGTCACTCTCCTCTGGTCCTGGATCTAGTATGTTATCAGCTGATCGATATCTTCCAGAAGCTCTTTTTTCTGGAGGTTTCTTCTGTATATTCCACCTTGCCTCATATTCAGCGAAGGTGCCCAGTCTTTGCTGGTCTTGGATGGATTGCTTGTGAGCAAAGTAAGGAGCTCCTTGGGCCTCCTCAGCTCTGCCCTTGGTTCCTTTCACTGTGTTCTCTGTTGAAATGGTGGAGGAACGATCTCGGCCTTGGTTCTTGTTATGGCTATGAGGGGGCATGTGATCAATGAATCCTAAATTCCCACTTTCTTTTAGGAGTTTCTCTTGGTCTAGTGAGGAGCTGGCATTTTCACTGAGAGTTAGATTTTCTTTCATCCCAACTTCATGGATTTTATCTGGTTCAGAGAAACATCTAACCTTTTTTTCTGCAGGGAAACGCTTCCGGCCACCAATGCGAGTTACCTGACCACTGGAAAGTCCTGAATTACTTGTTACTGACTCTGTAACAGTTGGCAGAGGATCTTTACGAGCTGAAGATGGGTAGTTAGGTAAGGCCTCACCTGTAGAGTGCTCCAGCAAGACCGGCTCCAGGTCCCTCCTCCTAAAAGAAGTCGCCTTGAGCACCCTTGCTTGTGCTTCCTTTAGATTATCTTTATAGGTGTTAGAGAAGGAGCCATCTGCAGAGGTTGGTGTGGTCTTTTCGGTTGGCTTCCAGACATCTCGATCTTCTTCAGCCTCACACTCAGCACCAGGGAGGGTAGCTGCACTCGTACTCTTTTGAAGCTTTGCTCTTCTCATCTGGATTTCGTTTCTCAATGTGGTGGCAAACCGTTCGCTGCGTTTTACCTGCTTGCTTTCAAGGGACTCCTCTGTGTTTGTGCCTCGTGTTTTCTCATCTTGGCCTGTGGCATCCATGGAAAGTGAGTGAAGCATCGGTGTTGCCTGAGGGCAGATCTTGTTGCTCCCTTGGCTGTGATGTCTGATGTCTTGAGGCAATTCTCTGTGCTGCAGAGGCAGAGACCTCCGTTGATCAGCCTGTCTGCTTGGAGGACAACTCATGTACTGAGCTTCTGCATTTTGCATGTTGTGTCCTCTCTGGCCTCCCCTATCATCAGTGTTAAGTTTAAGTACAGAGGTTTCTAGTACAGTGGTAACTTGATGTTTGCCGTATCCATTATTGTCTTTACTATGTGAGGAGTGTTGCTGTTGTTGGGGCAGATGATACTTGACTCTAGTGACTGTTTGTGGGCTGAGAGAGTTCCGCTCATTCCCAGTCTGTGCCGGATCTACACCTGTCACACCCCTCCTGTCCTCTGGTATTCCTGACAAAGACAGGGGGTTAGGCTGTGTGGGTTGACACGTAGTGACACAGTAGTATCGGCTAGACCCACTGCTCTCAGTGTTTTGGTCAGTGGCTGTGGAGGACAGGGAGGTGCTTAaattcctcctctggttctggCCAGAGTGTTGAGTAGAACCGTTAGTAGGCAGTTCCTGCAAGCTACAATAGTAACCGCCTACGTTCTGTGGCTTTGGTACGGATGTAACCCAGGGCTGAGGATAAAAAGTGCTTTTGTCACTGTGGTGTCTTTGATGGTAGGGCTGGTTAACGTGTGGGCCTTGCCGAACATCACTGCTGGACAGGGAATACTGTTTGTTGGAGATGAACTGGCTCTGATTGGATTTATCGGACGAACTGTAAAAATTTTCACTGTCGTTTTTCGGGGAAATGTTGTGACTGCGGCGATTTTCAGAGGAAGCCTTGTGTGAATCTGCTACTTCGGGGTGAGCTATAACAAGCCCTCTTTCATGTACCTTCGTTGCAGCAAAACTATCACTGCgagcaggaggaggtggagggggaggagagggtgaagctgtcttctttttttcaggGACGTTCCAAACAGGACCAAAGTTGGTGCGACTTGAAGTGGAATGTCGGGAGCCAGCTGGATCCTCGGTCTGTGGACCATCACAGCCTGAGCTAACTCCTGGCATCTGAAAATATGTGAGCCTGTCATCCTGTCTGAGTCCCTCAGCAGTCAGACTCTGGGTGTTTCTGccattgttgtgttttgctcCTGCATCCCACTGACCAACTTTATACAGCATGTTCTCTGTTGAGGCCGCATTGCTCTTAGAGAGGGTGTAGTCTGGTGTGCCAGAGCTGGTGGAGAAAGAGCTGTAGGCTGAGTCTCTTTTCCCTCCTCCTAGGTGCTCCATACTGTTGTTTGACTTGGCAGGTGAGAGCTGACCGGCAGGATAAGGGTGTGACACATGTTCTAGACTGTCCATGCTGCCAAGTGAGCTGAACTGGTCGGACACTCTGCGCAGGTTTGTCTGCTCCCAGCCACTGGAAAGATCAGTCGAGGATGAACTAGAGGTCACAGGAAATTACACAGTGAAAAAAGGCAAATAACACTCtatttttcttctgtaaaaGTAGGTATTTACTTAAAGATTATGGTTAGTTAATCAGGTTATGAATTATGTAATCAATTTTCATTACCATTTCTTGGTATTCTCATTTAttcaaatttacatttaatttattgtaagTTTTTTGGGCACCAGAGAATACACCAGCATGAGCAAAGACAGTTTAAAACCTATTAAtacacctttaaacatcatgtCCTTGTACTTACAATTCACAGATCCATATTTATAAAGAGGTATAGAAGTGCTAATGTGACGTAGGACTACATTCTCCTTATTATTTAGAGCGTACAGGACACAAAACCTAAACTATATCATCATATACTGGTAATCAACAGTGCTTGATATCCAACATTCAGACTCAAGAGGCAAACTTCAAGATTCCAGAGTTACCTTGCATCATATCTGGTGTGCCAGACGGCCGTGGGTGGAGACTGCGTTTTGGCAGTCTCTGATTGGTTTTCATTGAACTTGGTAGAGTGCCAGGAGTGAGGCCTGCTTATGGGTTCATTCCGCCTGCAGAGAgggcaaaaaacacacagaggattAGAGACCAAACCCTTATGGAAAACAGTATGTGCTTCCACATATGAATCGGTGCAACTGGAACTTACTGCTAAAGTTAGAAATGCAGCtcaacaagttaaaaaaaaaagttttcttttgtttaaactttgatgtgtgtttcttttttttgatcaAGAACTTCAAATGTATTCACTCTGATGGCTTaccctgtgtttgtgttgcttgttCCTttgtatttataaaaaaaaagtgcatagtttcttttttaaaatcccattgcagtcagatttctgtttttatttctttttttttattctctaaaAATGTTGTGTGCACTCCCATACACCCAACAAGGATCTGGATGTTTGTGAGCAAATGCAAACTCTGCTAGGAAAAGAGAAGACGGTGGTCAGAGCGGAGTTATTTTCTGAAGGTCTGCCTCTGAGTGCAGTGATACAGTTCCTGTGTTGCATGATATATTGGCGTTGCGCTTGTACGCCCTGTACATCTTTTACTGCATCCGTATAGAGGAAGagatttgcaacatttttgtttcacttcaacATTCACAGATGGAAACTGTTTTGGAGAGTTTTTAGCTGAGCACAAACTTTGTACAGCTGTCAGTTATGCATAAGCAACATACCCTTTAAAGTGGTTCTTTCTGAGATGCATGTCAAACAAACATAACACATaagcagaaaataacaaaccgtAATCAAACACAATTTTATttcaacagagacagaaaacatgtcTACACATTAGTGGCAGACAATGATTTGCATGCTGTACAAATGGGATGGGAACATCATTCATCTAATGACGTGAACCACAAGACAATAAAAAAGGCATGCCAATGGGGTCAGGTATTCATCCACAGGAAAAGGAGAGTTGCTATGAGAGTAATGATGATATTATCACTACACAAATGATTTATATGATTATGGGCACAGGTCAGGcaggaaagaagaagaggagataAGGAAAAGTAATATACGCTACTAATTACAATGACGCTATAGAACCATACCTCATGGAACTTCGCAAAATCTTCGTAAGAAAGCTTCTTGCCACATGCACGTCATTCTCTGAGGGCATTTTCTGAGCTACAATATCCACCATTTTCATATTCCTAGGTAACAGGgggaggaacacacacacactaagagCTCGCTGACAAAAGACAGGACAAATACCAGCTGACACTTAGATTGTTCAAAGTTTCTGCACACTGCAGAGAGGGTAGATCTCAAAAACTCATCAGGATAAAGATTTCCTGAATTTGCTGTGATCTCCATTAATTATCACAGTTTTCTAATTGCCAGGACAGTAGAGTAATACTAAATTCTACAACACTGTAAATGGCTTCTGAAATATGGTGTTATAGCTCCCTCTCCTGGTTACAAGAGAGCATGTGTTCAAATGTTAACAAACCAGGACAAATGAGCTCATATATGATGTACAGTGCACAGAACACATCAGCAAAATTACACAGTTTCACTCATCTCTCATTAGGCTCATTATCTTAACAGGACATAGTTGAGGTGAGCTGGCTGTGTTCAGACTCTGCCATATGGTCCCCGAGGGAACACAAGCCCAGCATGGGGCAGGGGGGGCTTAAGAGAATAGAGAATCTCTTACACAATCAGATCAGCCTCCTCACCCCTCAATGCAAGCTGTCGTCTGCCTCCCAGACAGCCTTTCTGGAGGCTGACATAGTTTGACAGGCACACGTGACTTCAGTAATACTTCTACCTGCAGTGATGTTGGTAACTCAGCATTGTGGGGAGagattttctgtttgtatgGACAGTACATCAAGTTGCATAATGTATAATAATGCACTCATAAACAAATGAGTAAATCAAAACCATAGAAACTGTATCAAACTGTCCAAATATCTAATACTAGCCtagtttatttcagatttcctCCACACTGAAAATTCTGTTTACATGTTATGATAACCTAACTACTACTATActaacagaaatgcaaaaatatccTGACAGCTTTGATGGAGAGCAGGACTCAAGCTGAGGACCACAGCTATGTAACAAATGATTCAACTGAAACTTATAAACAGTGTTTCTGTGTCACAGTTCACCAATCAGAGGTGAAGTAAAGTTCACAATGTGACCTGCTGTTAGAGCCTGATTGATTGTGTCTCCATGTGAGGGGATAAATTATAGGTTTGAGTAATTATTACAGTTACTGCTGTTGTGTTGTGCCTAAATGCACAGGGCTTTTTGGCTTTGGAGAAACTCATATGGATCTTACTGTTGAGGAATGCAAGTGTTTAATAAAGTCAGAAGAATCTCACAAACAGctgaaatcaaaacaaacaaaacaaaccaacttTAGATTCTCTTAAAGTTTTGTCGAAACTTTTTTAAAGTATTCCTATTCATGACTTGTCGATCTAACCTTCAATTCACTCTCTTTGAAGCaataaagttgcatttttatggacatttcaggTAGTAACAGATAAAAAATTGTACCGAAAAGTGAATAAGAaaggtgttttgtgattttgacaCTCAAACTGCGTCTTttgctctctgtgatgttttcggACCAATACTGCTGCTCAAATATGGAAAAAGCCTTCTCTAAATGACTTCACAAACTGAAGTATGCTGCGCACACACAGGTTAATGTAACGGCATACAGTTCAGTCTTGTGCTGTGTTAAacatgatacagaaatattacCAGGTCTGACCTGATTTGATTGCTGTGAcaagttttacaaaaaagtcaGCAGAGCGTATGTAGAGACATGAAGCTGACATATTCAGATGCCATCTAAAGGAGTGCATCTCTTAAAGGAGCTTAAAGGACTTTTGGTAACATTTCTGCACACCAGCCTCCAATCTGTATTACTAAGAACATGTAATCTAAGTgttataattaaacaaaactttAGAAATATTGTATTATTTATAGCGCCTGTCTACTAAAATGAGTTCATCATTTCACTGCAGCTATAGTTTAGACCCTGGCAACTACTTCTACTGAAAGAATATTGAAATACTGGTGTCACAATGGTGAAGAATTTTAGACAAAGCTTTCCTTGCTTTTATTCTCAGTGAACTCAAGACTTGCCCTACAAAGCCATGAGGTCAGTAGGTCCTGCCCCCCTTGTCACCTTGTCTAAAAGCCTTCAATGATCTAATGACACGAGGtccaaaaaacattttcctttagATGGAGACATGAAAATGAACTCCTgggcaaaatgaaaaacataagCTATTATATTTTGCAACCTGTGCTCTTTTTACAGATCGAGAATTTTGAGGTTGAGACAGAGATTTGGTTAAGCTCAATAATGTGGGACAATTCCACAAAATTAATTGTGGATTAGAGTTAAGGCCTATTTAGAGGACAAAGAAAAGCCAACATGGAGCTTGGTCTTCCTTGTCTCCTCGCAGTCCGTGTTTCTGGGGCACTAGAAACTAGCCACACATGGCGCCTGCTATTGGTATGCAAATGAAGCTGGTTTTATTAGGCCTATCGTCAGGGCTACAGCTGGGCCAGCACAGATATGCTAGGAAAGTGAATCAGTTGGCTGGAATGGGGGCAGGGGGAGAGGCTGTTTTCTGCGTGATCAGTTTAGAGCCTGATTTCACTTCAAATGTGTCCGGTACCAACCAGTCCACATTCGAAAAGAAACGGCTCACACATACAGACGACAGCAAACAAAATTCATAAAACTTGTGGACAAACTAATGGTCAGTTAATTAATGGTAGTTTAGGAGAATATTGACAAATGGTTTTGTTTTACCTACAATCCTTTTCCCTCAAAGATTAATTTGCATTTGGTTTTGAAATGCTAAGTCTTGCTGATCATGGTTTAACCTAAATGATGGGTGACCTCATACTGACTGAtaagacaacaacaacagagtattagggtaaaaaaaaataaaataaagacggGCCCAATATGTTGCCCAATAATTGTCTGATAtttaacaagacaaaaaatcagCAGGTATGATAGCCCCCAAAGAAAGAAGTCTGAAGTTTAAATTATAAAAAGGGTTAAAACATATTTAGgactcaccaaacatctggatgaaGGATTTCAGAACAGACACAAAGAAGAGATGCCGTATCCCAAAGATACTCCAATAATATTAGACTCAGATTGGGCAACAAAGTAAGACCAGTTGCACCCGTGTGCTGGTCAGGCGCCACATTCCATTGGCACTTCAAAGACAGGCCAAAATAAAGAGACATGCAGGCCGCTGAGATCTGAGCATCATCACACGACTCTATCACTGATCCCCTACCTCAAAACACATGCCAGCTGACAACAAAATATTCAACACAAAATGGCCATTACTAAAGTTCTCCTGACAGAATTAGTTTGAACACGGGAGATTTTCCTTCAggattactatttttttttcccccctgggAGGGGGTGGAAGAGTGCACAGCGAGAGAGGAGGGCTATTGTCACAGCCAGTCCCCTTGGAGTATTCCCATACCTTGCGTCGTCTCATTGGCTCTAAGGAGCTAATATGCTAATGATGGGATGAAATGCCGGACTCTTCTCTTCCCATCTCCCCTGTTGTGAGGCAGGCATGCATTTCTACCATTACTATGGCAACAGGTTGATCTCTAGGGTGCAAGGGCACCCCGTTTCCTGAAAGACTCGGGTAATGAGCATTGCAGCTGCCCAAAAAAGGAAGTCAGCAACACATGGCAAACACAACCAAGTAACATTCTTGTTGCTTCAGAATGTCTTCtgtttctatctatctattttgGAAGTCAGCAActaaagctatttttttttattgttgattaaGCTGTTagttattttcttatttaactGATTAGTTGcttggtcaataaaatgtcaaaaaaaaaagattacaaaaaCTTAGTGCTTCCTAAAGCCTGTCACaatgtcctcaaatgtcttttGTTCAAAACCCAAAGATCTTTAGGTGACCATGATAGAGGTAagaaattcattcatttatgaTGCTGAGATAAGagaattctgacttttttcttAAAACATTTGTTCAAACCGacaaattgatttttaaaagcaaGTGATGTATATTTGACAGTTGACAAGTAATTGaataattgttgcagctttgcTATATGGAATATTATATAATGTTTACAAATTCAGTGGTTTTCTTTTAAACTTGCTATATAAATTGCTCTTCTTGCCATCAAAGTACAATGTCAGAGGCCTTGGATTTCCTAGTGTTCATCTTCACCTACACTGTCAAAATACACCGGCATACTTCCAGTATTGCAACTTTTATTCGGACTTGGTTCTATATAGCGAATAATTAACGATGTAAGAGTGCCAGCTGCTGTATCATTCGAAGGAAAAGGTCCGATGTCTCCTTTGATTTGCAGTCTCGTAACTTTGTACATCATGCCAAagtacaataaaaaagaaagctgTCTAGAAAACTTTTTATGTAAAACGAAGTAGTTCTAATTAGGCAAATGGCACCAATTTAAACTGATATGTCTATTTTTTGCAAGGGAGGAAACATTTCTGCACTTGTGAGTgacaaacaaatgttttttcttgctAAAAACATTCTCTGGCAAACCAACAAGAGGTCTGGTGGCAGGCAAGAAGATTAGTGAAAACAGATTGCAACCTAATGCTGATAGGAAGGCAATAACATTTAAGTTGTCTATTTTATTGTGCGAGAAGCTCTCAAGCATACAATCCAAACAAGGTTATCATTGTGAGGTAGAGCAACCGGATTATGTTTTTCATAGGTTTAACAAATGCATCTGATGTAATATATTAATGGTACATGACACTGCtataattaaaacaaataaataatgtaacaaCACACAAATAATGTAAATTGAAAAGATGGAGGGTGTCATTCTCATATAAAATCTTTCTAACTTTGTCTCAGACCAGCTCTTCAAGTGTTATCTAATTTTTCTCAACATAGCCGAAATGTGCATGAAACAAGTATTTCCCCACCCTATTTGATATACCTGTTACCGATGTCTTTGTCTTCATGTTTATTATCATCATAAAACCCAAATATCAAACCTCAATTAAGAGTAAAAAACAGTGGTAATAAAAAACTGAGGAATAGCTGGTGATTATCAGTCAGGTCAGTTCATTTAGCAAAGCAGGgcaatgacataaaacaaagtGCAGCATCACGTACAGTATTACCGGGCAGAAAATGCTGAGGTTGTAAGCAGCCAACCTGCACTTTGCAGGTGAGCTGCTGGATTCCATTTGGTCCCTGAAGAGGATCACAAAGGGCTTCTTCAGCAAACCCTACAATCAAACCAGTCATGTTTCGGGTGAGAGAGGTGAACCGTGAGCAGCATGTAATGACCAGCACATTCCTGGGCTGAGTGGCATACCAGCTGTCAAGTCACCGGCTGCCTGCACTGACCCACAGCCCAGAAACACCTGGAAACTTTTGGTCTGAGGCTGAGGGTCTGAATAGCATCACAGTGAGTTCTCCCTGTGCTGTGTCTTAAACGTTGTCCATGTattacatttcagtttgtacTGGGGTCACCTGTGGATACATTTGTGTATGGatacacaaaatatttaaaacatgcagtCGGGCCTCACATCTGAGGAGTGAAACATACCAGATCGTAAGataagcaacaacaaaaaattatgCGAGGATTAACTACaatatacaacagaagtgaataCACCCCAGTGTAAgatcactgaaatgtcaaataattcCAAATTATATAATCTCTCAGAAACTGCAGTATTTCTGTATCTCTGATAAACAGTCACAAGCAATTAATTTAGAAAGACTGAGTTGAAAATCCAGATCTCAAAGTAGAAACAATACAACTTAAAGCAGTAATGGGTGACACAAAAGTTAGAACATTTGTGATGTTTGGTTAATGAACATGAACATGGTATGAACATGGTTAGAAAATGACCAGAACTTTTTCAGCTTTGGATCTATGGAATATGTCTATCTGCAcatctgcatcatggctccgtatggaaataaattgaaaaatatGATTGTCAGACTGAAAATGATATGGGTCTGTGTCCAAAAGTAAGTGGAAACACAGTCGCAGTCGTAATCAGGTGATATAGGAAAAATCTTGTATCACTAACCAGAGCTGCTGTGGCATCCTCCTAAAATAATGCCACAGACAGTGCACTACTTGCATAATCGATTCAGGGGTACCAATGGAAATCAGTTTCTGTGACAACTCAGTGTGAAGGACATTGTATAATGTACCTCTATAACAATAGAGATAATAATATACTAACCTCTAAGAATGCCATCCAACAGTAAAAAACTTACGTTCTCTTTGGCACAAACCTAACAGATTCAACATTGTTaaagaacatgaaaacaaatctgATGAATATGGGGGGCaaattctttggtcagatgaggcCTAGATAAATGGATTCATCCCCATATAAGGTCCAGCATGTATAGTGTAAACCTggccaggactaccacagtgactACATAGTTCTggcagtgaagcatggaggtgggagCATAATGCTATGGGGCTGATTTGAGTGCAAGAAGTGTTGGTgtgatgacatttatagatggtaCTATGAATATACCAAAATACTGTCTGACAAGgtgactcccagtctgcagacaCTTGGTAGAAGAGAATTATTCCAGCACGATAATGATCCAAATCAGACTGTTGAAATCACACAAGATTTACAAGAAAGAAGGAATGTGTGAAAACTATGGTCTGTCCAAGGAAGTCTTGAATCTAATAGAACACCTTTGAGgtgttttaaagagaaaggtGGAGCAGCATTTAAGTACGGTAATATTGCACAGAGGAGAACTTCTGTTGTAAACcgtatataataataatgacataGTGTGGACAGCAAAGAATATCCAGCCACAAACAACCTATAAAAGTGTCAAATATGATATAATAGTGCAAGCAGACATgtacaaaactgtcaaaacagtTTTAAGGTATGAGCAgctattaaatgtttttgtaatgtcAGCCATGACCTCCTCTGACTGAAGTTCCCTGAGGGTGATGTTCCCCGTAAACACTCCTAATAGGTAGTAAGTAATGACAGAATGTTTCTAATCATGAATATGTGAGACAAACACCGCAAAAGATGGTGAACATGTTACAATGACCAACACGCTGCTGACTATAGGATACACCAGACAAAACATAATAGAtacaaatgcaataaatgcataaataaacatttttctgaacAGTCACAGTCAGCCTTGAAAAACATGCATGACTTATATGATGttcaccaaaaacaaactttttttttttagaaaattcaGTTCAAAGTCAGTATATGTTTTAATAGACTGCATggttaaagcaaaaaaaatctacttcaaCGAGTTGTACCAACACAGCTTGGCACTGgaacaaaccaaaaaagaaacaaaaaacaacagagggGTGCACTTAAGCCCAGGAAACACTGAACTCTCTAAACTATGATTTCCACACTTGAGACCCAAACAATTTTAAGAAATCTACTTACAACAAGAATTCACTGCACAGCATTCCAAACATACTACATCGGcttatttagaaaaacaaagcccAATAAATGGAAAGCCACCACACTGCAACCCCTGCTGAATGCTTACACTGTAACTTAGGCCCATAAGCTTTTTCAGGTATAATTGGATTGTGCACCAAAACTGTGTGCAGCCCTCACCCATCTAAAACAGCCACGCACATGTACCATTCTACTGAACGCTGCTTTTTTGATACTACAGCAACTATCACGAAGAAACACAGAAGTAGCATTTTGCCTCAAGAGAAGACTTCTCgtcaagtaaaataaaatgaggcTGGTTTATGATTGCGGTACTTCTGTAACAATGCCAGAAGGGGGAAACCAAATGCCACAACAAACTTCAAGCCTCATGTTGTACAGTTTAATGATTCACTCTGCAGTTAGTTGCACGTACAGCAAATGCCTTTAGGGAGAGCAAAGCAAGGCCGTCCAGACTGCAGGGGTCCTTGTGGGGAATGTAATCATAACTGCCACACACTGCTAAAGCAGACAAAGCAATGTGAACACATTATGGAAAAACAGGTCAACTCTGGTGATCATCACTGTAATATACCACCTTACAAAGCAACGTGGGGCTTAGTTGGTGCTCCAAATTGTTTGTTCATGTGAAATCCAGCTGTGAAACTGCTTATTTCCtttcttttattaaaattaCACTTACACAGCTGATCAAAAGACATGAGGAATTAATATTAGGACTGAAGTGTCCAGGTCGACTGGTTGGTCGATGTGCTGTCATCCTGACAACTTGTCACTGGACAAATAATCGGCAGAATTACCTTCATAAGGAGGAAAGGACAATACAATTACAACAATAGTTGCaattaatccattatttttgacgacaggaaaaataaattacttgtGAATACCTTCACAATGCACAACTTTAAACTGGCCTAGCCTAAT
This region of Acanthochromis polyacanthus isolate Apoly-LR-REF ecotype Palm Island chromosome 4, KAUST_Apoly_ChrSc, whole genome shotgun sequence genomic DNA includes:
- the shroom2a gene encoding protein Shroom2 isoform X2; protein product: MEAEGYKNDPRSMEAESFWHAMQKSGELDQRTRDGEGWKLVDVFLSGGAPWGFTLRGGLEHREPLLITKVEEGSKAAAVSLQVGDELVNINEIPLSGYRQEAICLVKGSHKTLSLVVKRRNEPISRPHSWHSTKFNENQSETAKTQSPPTAVWHTRYDASSSSTDLSSGWEQTNLRRVSDQFSSLGSMDSLEHVSHPYPAGQLSPAKSNNSMEHLGGGKRDSAYSSFSTSSGTPDYTLSKSNAASTENMLYKVGQWDAGAKHNNGRNTQSLTAEGLRQDDRLTYFQMPGVSSGCDGPQTEDPAGSRHSTSSRTNFGPVWNVPEKKKTASPSPPPPPPPARSDSFAATKVHERGLVIAHPEVADSHKASSENRRSHNISPKNDSENFYSSSDKSNQSQFISNKQYSLSSSDVRQGPHVNQPYHQRHHSDKSTFYPQPWVTSVPKPQNVGGYYCSLQELPTNGSTQHSGQNQRRNLSTSLSSTATDQNTESSGSSRYYCVTTCQPTQPNPLSLSGIPEDRRGVTGVDPAQTGNERNSLSPQTVTRVKYHLPQQQQHSSHSKDNNGYGKHQVTTVLETSVLKLNTDDRGGQRGHNMQNAEAQYMSCPPSRQADQRRSLPLQHRELPQDIRHHSQGSNKICPQATPMLHSLSMDATGQDEKTRGTNTEESLESKQVKRSERFATTLRNEIQMRRAKLQKSTSAATLPGAECEAEEDRDVWKPTEKTTPTSADGSFSNTYKDNLKEAQARVLKATSFRRRDLEPVLLEHSTGEALPNYPSSARKDPLPTVTESVTSNSGLSSGQVTRIGGRKRFPAEKKVRCFSEPDKIHEVGMKENLTLSENASSSLDQEKLLKESGNLGFIDHMPPHSHNKNQGRDRSSTISTENTVKGTKGRAEEAQGAPYFAHKQSIQDQQRLGTFAEYEARWNIQKKPPEKRASGRYRSADNILDPGPEESDKATCFHERSRSSPSAEMYGQKIPVPARKSDAEYSLSESKPAQPLSIDTGFSDRGPGDCKVREKPVEFEHYPAPPPPPMTGASSDCRHRAAPATVNHRPTSISYSLPEPPLPPPDDHSPAELPSGLRRKPSALEKPPPPRSPEVDSHESFTGSQSEVFTHCSPNTEPNSAFDATHSPQGDSEQGKGLVDKGQGAVHHLSTSNPQPGSSPLASSYRPSVLVSMEGQRSPSPQFSPQRLSDKPPVSLQDEDMNRMEHVIENQNPGVRKVPIRIVHSEGITEKENCPFLQHSDPPAVEAEGHGVTRLGSLGAAGQDSVFCAFTRQREPDNIPAAQTLQRDTYMTTVRDHISSNSQQPPQPTDEPSSNRAAATTGLTEEEDQKREELARDIMGKDKSLADILDQSKMKTTMDLMEGIFPQGEQLLEGAQQRRKVQNKQTNSRPAEEREKEDNMAAAVTMVTSSTYYSTSAPKAELLIKMKDMQEQQEEEEDSEDELDIDLANKKQELIDSLSKKLQVLREARESLQEDILDNNALGDEVEAQVQQVCKPNELDKFRMFVGDLDKVVSLLLSLSGRLARVENALNSLEEDATPEERRTLIEKRKLLIRQHEDAKELKENLDRRERVVYDILANQLQEDSLTDYEHFVKMKSALIIEQRKLEDKIKLGEEQLKCLMDSLPIEQRLVL